A genome region from Cervus elaphus chromosome 18, mCerEla1.1, whole genome shotgun sequence includes the following:
- the NXPH1 gene encoding neurexophilin-1 isoform X3 — MPSRRPGVTCANLTNGGKSELLKSGGSKSTLKHIWTESSKDLSISRLLSQTFRGKENDTDLDLRYDTPEPYSEQDLWDWLRNSTDLQEPRPRAKRRPIVKTGKFKKMFGWGDFHSNIKTVKLNLLITGKIVDHGNGTFSVYFRHNSTGQGNVSVSLVPPTKIVEFDLAQQTVIDAKDSKSFNCRIEYEKVDKATKNTLCNYDPSKTCYQEQTQSHVSWLCSKPFKVICIYISFYSTDYKLVQKVCPDYNYHSDTPYFPSG; from the coding sequence GTCACATGTGCCAATTTAACAAATGGTGGGAAGTCAGAACTTCTAAAATCAGGAGGCAGCAAATCCACACTAAAGCACATATGGACAGAAAGCAGCAAAGACTTGTCTATCAGCCGACTCCTGTCACAGACTTTTCGTGGCAAAGAAAATGATACAGATTTAGACCTGCGATATGACACCCCAGAACCTTATTCTGAGCAAGACCTCTGGGACTGGTTGAGGAACTCCACAGACCTTCAAGAGCCCCGGCCTAGGGCCAAGCGAAGGCCCATTGTTAAGACGGGCAAGTTTAAGAAAATGTTTGGATGGGGTGATTTTCATTCCAACATCAAAACAGTGAAGCTAAACCTGTTGATAACTGGGAAAATTGTCGATCATGGCAATGGGACGTTTAGCGTTTATTTCAGGCACAATTCCACTGGTCAAGGGAACGTATCTGTCAGCTTGGTACCCCCTACGAAAATAGTGGAATTCGACTTGGCACAACAAACCGTGATTGATGCCAAAGATTCCAAGTCCTTTAACTGCCGCATTGAGTATGAAAAGGTTGACAAGGCTACCAAGAACACACTCTGCAACTATGACCCTTCAAAAACCTGTTACCAGGAGCAGACGCAAAGTCACGTGTCCTGGCTCTGCTCCAAGCCCTTTAAGGTGATCTGtatttacatttccttttatAGTACAGATTATAAACTAGTACAGAAAGTGTGCCCCGACTACAACTACCACAGCGACACACCTTACTTCCCCTCCGGATGA
- the NXPH1 gene encoding neurexophilin-1 isoform X1: MEASGLEPVSLTTHWPRFGVPLKCRCSRVTCANLTNGGKSELLKSGGSKSTLKHIWTESSKDLSISRLLSQTFRGKENDTDLDLRYDTPEPYSEQDLWDWLRNSTDLQEPRPRAKRRPIVKTGKFKKMFGWGDFHSNIKTVKLNLLITGKIVDHGNGTFSVYFRHNSTGQGNVSVSLVPPTKIVEFDLAQQTVIDAKDSKSFNCRIEYEKVDKATKNTLCNYDPSKTCYQEQTQSHVSWLCSKPFKVICIYISFYSTDYKLVQKVCPDYNYHSDTPYFPSG, from the coding sequence GTCACATGTGCCAATTTAACAAATGGTGGGAAGTCAGAACTTCTAAAATCAGGAGGCAGCAAATCCACACTAAAGCACATATGGACAGAAAGCAGCAAAGACTTGTCTATCAGCCGACTCCTGTCACAGACTTTTCGTGGCAAAGAAAATGATACAGATTTAGACCTGCGATATGACACCCCAGAACCTTATTCTGAGCAAGACCTCTGGGACTGGTTGAGGAACTCCACAGACCTTCAAGAGCCCCGGCCTAGGGCCAAGCGAAGGCCCATTGTTAAGACGGGCAAGTTTAAGAAAATGTTTGGATGGGGTGATTTTCATTCCAACATCAAAACAGTGAAGCTAAACCTGTTGATAACTGGGAAAATTGTCGATCATGGCAATGGGACGTTTAGCGTTTATTTCAGGCACAATTCCACTGGTCAAGGGAACGTATCTGTCAGCTTGGTACCCCCTACGAAAATAGTGGAATTCGACTTGGCACAACAAACCGTGATTGATGCCAAAGATTCCAAGTCCTTTAACTGCCGCATTGAGTATGAAAAGGTTGACAAGGCTACCAAGAACACACTCTGCAACTATGACCCTTCAAAAACCTGTTACCAGGAGCAGACGCAAAGTCACGTGTCCTGGCTCTGCTCCAAGCCCTTTAAGGTGATCTGtatttacatttccttttatAGTACAGATTATAAACTAGTACAGAAAGTGTGCCCCGACTACAACTACCACAGCGACACACCTTACTTCCCCTCCGGATGA
- the NXPH1 gene encoding neurexophilin-1 isoform X2, with product MQAACWYVLLLLQPTVYLVTCANLTNGGKSELLKSGGSKSTLKHIWTESSKDLSISRLLSQTFRGKENDTDLDLRYDTPEPYSEQDLWDWLRNSTDLQEPRPRAKRRPIVKTGKFKKMFGWGDFHSNIKTVKLNLLITGKIVDHGNGTFSVYFRHNSTGQGNVSVSLVPPTKIVEFDLAQQTVIDAKDSKSFNCRIEYEKVDKATKNTLCNYDPSKTCYQEQTQSHVSWLCSKPFKVICIYISFYSTDYKLVQKVCPDYNYHSDTPYFPSG from the coding sequence GTCACATGTGCCAATTTAACAAATGGTGGGAAGTCAGAACTTCTAAAATCAGGAGGCAGCAAATCCACACTAAAGCACATATGGACAGAAAGCAGCAAAGACTTGTCTATCAGCCGACTCCTGTCACAGACTTTTCGTGGCAAAGAAAATGATACAGATTTAGACCTGCGATATGACACCCCAGAACCTTATTCTGAGCAAGACCTCTGGGACTGGTTGAGGAACTCCACAGACCTTCAAGAGCCCCGGCCTAGGGCCAAGCGAAGGCCCATTGTTAAGACGGGCAAGTTTAAGAAAATGTTTGGATGGGGTGATTTTCATTCCAACATCAAAACAGTGAAGCTAAACCTGTTGATAACTGGGAAAATTGTCGATCATGGCAATGGGACGTTTAGCGTTTATTTCAGGCACAATTCCACTGGTCAAGGGAACGTATCTGTCAGCTTGGTACCCCCTACGAAAATAGTGGAATTCGACTTGGCACAACAAACCGTGATTGATGCCAAAGATTCCAAGTCCTTTAACTGCCGCATTGAGTATGAAAAGGTTGACAAGGCTACCAAGAACACACTCTGCAACTATGACCCTTCAAAAACCTGTTACCAGGAGCAGACGCAAAGTCACGTGTCCTGGCTCTGCTCCAAGCCCTTTAAGGTGATCTGtatttacatttccttttatAGTACAGATTATAAACTAGTACAGAAAGTGTGCCCCGACTACAACTACCACAGCGACACACCTTACTTCCCCTCCGGATGA